One segment of Solanum stenotomum isolate F172 chromosome 1, ASM1918654v1, whole genome shotgun sequence DNA contains the following:
- the LOC125860812 gene encoding putative disease resistance protein At1g50180 yields MIDVGVEFLLENLKKLVDDNLELIGGIKDEIKNLEDDLREFNAFLMQAAIVHSENPVLKELVRSIRKVVNRAEDAIDKFVIEAKVHKDKVFKGVFNKPVHYKRVREAAVEIKDIRDKMKEIRQNNAHGLQALLQDHDDSINKGGEMRQPPVVEEDDVVGFDDEAQTVIDRLLEGSGDLEVIPVVGMPGLGKTTLATKIFKHPKIEYEFFTRLWLYVSQSYKTRELYLNIISKFTGNTKHCRDMSERDLALKDLTNKYGKHDGDEEKMGKEQLDGDREGTWQSHNTTNTIMNEKNQLQHNRRRTYLSQQSDDNVWAIHLSVIFV; encoded by the exons ATGATTGATGTGGGGGTGGAATTTCTGCTAGAGAACTTGAAGAAATTGGTGGACGATAATTTGGAGTTAATCGGAGGAATTAAAGATGAAATCAAGAATCTGGAGGATGATTTGAGGGAATTCAATGCCTTTCTCATGCAAGCTGCAATTGTCCACAGCGAAAACCCAGTTCTGAAAGAATTAGTGAGGAGTATCAGGAAAGTGGTGAATCGTGCTGAAGATGCTATTGATAAGTTTGTAATAGAAGCTAAGGTTCATAAGGACAAAGTGTTTAAAGGGGTTTTCAACAAACCTGTACATTATAAAAGAGTGAGGGAGGCCGCTGTGGAGATTAAAGATATCAGagataaaatgaaagaaattcgGCAAAATAACGCACATGGCCTTCAGGCACTACTTCAAGATCATGATGATTCAATCAACAAAGGTGGAGAGATGAGACAG CCTCCTGTGGTTGAGGAAGATGATGTGGTGGGCTTTGACGATGAGGCGCAGACGGTAATCGACCGTCTTCTTGAAGGATCAGGTGATTTAGAGGTTATTCCAGTTGTTGGAATGCCTGGTCTTGGCAAAACTACACTAGCCACTAAGATCTTCAAGCATCCAAAGATTGAGTACGAGTTCTTTACTCGACTTTGGCTTTATGTTTCCCAATCATACAAGACAAGAGAATTATATCTTAACATCATCAGTAAGTTCACCGGAAACACCAAGCATTGCCGTGATATGTCTGAAAGGGATTTAGCTCTTAAA gatttgaCCAACAAGTATGGAAAGCATGATGGAGATGAAGAAAAGATGGGGAAGGAACAATTGGATGGTGATAGAGAAGGAACATGGCAGTCCCATAATACTactaatacaattatgaatgaaaaaaatcagTTGCAGCACAATAGGAGACGAACATATTTGTCACAGCAATCTGATGATAATGTTTGGGCAATTCATCTTtctgttatttttgtataa